The following coding sequences are from one Humulus lupulus chromosome X, drHumLupu1.1, whole genome shotgun sequence window:
- the LOC133803786 gene encoding auxin transporter-like protein 3: MASEKVETVIAGNYVEMEREEGVDGAKSTNQMGKLSKIFWHGGSVYDAWFSCASNQVAQVLLTLPYSFSQLGMLSGILFQLFYGLMGSWTAYLISVLYVEYRTRKEREKVDFRNHVIQWFEVLDGLLGKHWRNIGLFFNCTFLLFGSVIQLIACASNIYYINDNLDKRTWTYIFGACCATTVFIPSFHNYRIWSFLGLIMTTYTAWYLTIASLIHGQVEGVKHSGPTKLVLYFTGATNILYTFGGHAVTVEIMHAMWKPQKFKLIYLVATIYVLTLTLPSASAVYWAFGDHLLTHANAFSLLPRSGFRDTAIVLMLIHQFITFGFACTPLYFVWEKFIGVHDTKSVLKRALTRLPVVIPIWFLAIIFPFFGPINSTVGSLLVSFTVYIIPALAHMVTFSSPASRENAVERPPSFLGGWTGLYSVNMFVVVWVLVVGFGFGGWASTLNFVQQVNTFGLFTKCYQCPPHKA; the protein is encoded by the exons ATGGCGTCCGAAAAAGTCGAGACTGTTATAGCCGGAAACTATGTCGAAATGGAGAGAGAAGAGGGTGTTGATGGTGCCAAGTCAACAAATCAAATGGGCAAACTATCCAAGATTTTCTGGCATGGTGGCTCAGTCTATGATGCTTGGTTTAGCTGCGCTTCTAACCAG GTTGCTCAAGTGCTTTTGACACTGCCGTACTCTTTCTCCCAGCTGGGGATGTTGTCTGGAATACTATTTCAGCTGTTTTATGGGTTAATGGGGAGTTGGACTGCTTATCTTATTAGTGTACTCTATGTTGAGTACAGAACTCGAAAGGAGAGGGAGAAAGTCGATTTCAGAAATCATGTCATTCag TGGTTTGAAGTACTAGATGGGCTCCTGGGAAAACACTGGAGGAATATCGGCCTCTTTTTCAACTGCACATTTCTTCTGTTTGGATCTGTTATTCAGTTAATTGCCTGTGCAag TAACATCTACTACATAAACGACAATTTAGACAAGAGAACTTGGACGTATATATTTGGAGCCTGCTGTGCAACCACTGTCTTCATTCCTTCCTTTCATAATTATAGAATCTGGTCGTTTTTGGGTCTTATTATGACAACTTACACAGCATGGTATCTCACAATTGCTTCTCTTATCCATGGACAG GTTGAGGGAGTGAAGCACTCTGGCCCAACAAAATTGGTTCTTTACTTTACTGGGGCTACCAACATTCTCTACACTTTTGGTGGACACGCTGTTACAGT GGAGATTATGCATGCTATGTGGAAGCCACAAAAGTTCAAGTTAATCTACTTGGTTGCTACAATCTATGTGCTCACCCTAACTTTACCATCGGCTTCTGCTGTTTATTGGGCTTTTGGAGACCATCTTCTGACACATGCCAATGCTTTTTCTTTGCTTCCAAGATCTGGTTTTAGAGACACAGCCATCGTACTCATGCTCATTCATCAG TTTATAACATTTGGGTTTGCTTGCACACCATTGTACTTCGTGTGGGAAAAGTTTATTGGAGTGCATGACACAAAGAGTGTGTTGAAAAGGGCCCTAACTAGACTCCCTGTGGTGATCCCCATATGGTTCTTGGCCATCATATTCCCATTCTTTGGGCCCATCAACTCAACCGTTGGCTCCCTTCTCGTCAGCTTCACCGTCTATATTATTCCTGCCTTAGCTCACATGGTCACCTTTTCCTCTCCTGCTTCTCGTGAg AATGCTGTTGAGAGACCACCATCATTCCTAGGAGGATGGACAGGGTTATACTCAGTGAACATGTTTGTAGTAGTGTGGGTTTTGGTAGTGGGATTTGGGTTCGGAGGGTGGGCAAGCACACTCAACTTTGTTCAACAAGTTAATACATTTGGTTTGTTTACAAAGTGCTATCAATGCCCACCTCATAAGGCTTGA